In a genomic window of Mycolicibacter heraklionensis:
- a CDS encoding acyl-CoA dehydrogenase family protein yields the protein MSQLFPDYRPLWETDQHRELRKHAAEFLRKEATPHQERWVAQHGVDREFWNKAGDAGLLGLDLPEEFGGAGGDYAMHSVVQEELVYAHDQCFGFSVHSPIVAHYLYAYGNDEQRKRWLPKVISGEAVLAIAMTEPGTGSDLQSVRTTAVRDGDHYVINGSKTFISNGTHCDLLVIVAKTDPSQGAAGVSLIVAETNGLAGFERGRVLQKIGQHGQDTRELFFTDMRVPVANLLGEKEGLGFYQLMDQLARERLIIGTLCAALAEAAVLEAIRYSKEREAFGRPIGNFQHTKFVLAECKTETLAIKTLVDYAISQYVGGKNDPMTASMAKLFAAEKSDQIVDKCLQIFGGYGYMAEYPIANMYTGSRVNRIYGGTSEIMKEIISRSL from the coding sequence ATGTCGCAACTGTTCCCCGATTACCGCCCGCTCTGGGAGACCGACCAGCATCGCGAACTGCGCAAGCACGCCGCGGAATTCCTGCGCAAGGAGGCCACTCCCCACCAGGAGCGCTGGGTCGCCCAACACGGCGTAGACCGCGAGTTCTGGAACAAGGCCGGCGACGCCGGCCTGCTGGGACTGGATCTGCCCGAGGAATTCGGCGGAGCCGGCGGCGACTACGCCATGCACTCGGTGGTCCAGGAAGAACTCGTCTACGCCCACGACCAATGCTTCGGCTTCTCGGTGCATTCGCCGATCGTGGCGCATTACCTGTACGCCTACGGCAACGACGAGCAACGCAAACGCTGGCTGCCCAAGGTCATCAGCGGCGAGGCGGTGCTGGCCATCGCGATGACCGAGCCGGGTACCGGCTCGGATCTGCAGTCGGTGCGCACCACCGCGGTGCGCGACGGCGACCACTACGTCATCAACGGCTCGAAGACGTTCATCTCCAACGGAACCCACTGCGACCTGCTGGTGATCGTCGCCAAGACCGACCCGTCCCAGGGGGCCGCCGGGGTGTCGCTGATCGTCGCCGAGACCAACGGACTGGCCGGCTTCGAACGCGGCCGGGTGCTGCAGAAGATCGGCCAGCACGGCCAGGACACCCGGGAACTGTTCTTCACCGATATGCGGGTGCCGGTCGCCAACCTGCTCGGTGAGAAGGAGGGTCTGGGCTTCTACCAGCTGATGGACCAGCTGGCCCGGGAGCGGCTGATCATCGGGACGCTGTGCGCGGCACTGGCCGAGGCGGCCGTACTGGAGGCCATCCGCTACTCCAAGGAACGCGAGGCGTTCGGCCGGCCCATCGGCAACTTCCAGCACACCAAATTCGTGCTGGCCGAATGCAAGACGGAGACGCTCGCGATCAAGACGCTGGTCGACTACGCGATCAGCCAGTACGTCGGCGGCAAGAACGACCCGATGACCGCCTCGATGGCCAAACTGTTCGCGGCGGAGAAATCTGACCAGATCGTCGACAAGTGCCTGCAGATCTTCGGCGGCTACGGCTACATGGCCGAGTACCCGATCGCCAACATGTACACCGGGTCGCGGGTGAACCGGATCTACGGTGGCACCAGCGAGATCATGAAGGAGATCATCAGCCGATCGCTGTGA
- a CDS encoding bifunctional 2-methylcitrate synthase/citrate synthase, translating into MTTAEIRKGLAGVVVDTTAISKVVPETNSLTYRGYPVQDLAARVSFEQVAYLLWHGELPTDAELALFCQRERAARRADRSLLSLVEKLPENCHPMDVVRTAISYLGAEDAEEDDPSESANFAKALRMFAVLPTIVAADMRRRRGLAPIAPHSHLGYAENFLRMCFGEVPEPVIVQAFEQSMTLYAEHSFNASTFAARVVTSTQSDIYSAVTAAIGALKGSLHGGANEAVMHDMIEIGEPANAAEWLHGKLSRKDKVMGFGHRVYKHGDSRVPTMKAALERVAAARGGQRWLDIYQILEAEMFAATGIKPNLDFPTGPAYYLMGFDIPMFTPLFVMSRITGWTAHIIEQTASNALIRPLSAYSGSPQRALKAV; encoded by the coding sequence GTGACCACCGCAGAAATCCGCAAGGGACTCGCAGGTGTTGTCGTCGACACCACCGCTATCTCCAAGGTGGTGCCGGAGACCAACTCGCTGACCTACCGTGGCTACCCGGTTCAGGATCTGGCCGCGCGTGTGAGCTTCGAGCAGGTCGCCTACCTGCTCTGGCACGGTGAGCTGCCGACCGACGCCGAGCTGGCGCTGTTCTGCCAGCGTGAGCGGGCGGCCCGGCGGGCGGACCGGTCGCTGCTGTCGCTGGTGGAAAAGCTCCCGGAGAACTGCCACCCGATGGACGTGGTGCGCACCGCGATCAGCTACCTGGGTGCCGAGGACGCCGAAGAGGACGACCCTAGTGAGTCGGCGAACTTCGCCAAGGCGCTGCGGATGTTCGCAGTGCTGCCGACGATCGTGGCCGCGGACATGCGCCGCAGGCGCGGTCTGGCCCCGATCGCGCCGCACAGCCACCTCGGCTACGCCGAGAACTTCCTGCGGATGTGCTTCGGTGAGGTGCCCGAGCCGGTGATCGTGCAGGCGTTCGAGCAGTCCATGACCCTCTACGCCGAGCACAGCTTCAACGCGTCCACCTTCGCCGCACGGGTGGTCACCTCCACTCAGTCCGACATCTACAGCGCGGTCACCGCCGCGATCGGCGCGCTCAAGGGCTCGCTGCACGGCGGGGCGAACGAGGCGGTCATGCACGACATGATCGAGATCGGTGAGCCGGCCAACGCCGCGGAGTGGCTGCACGGCAAGCTATCCCGCAAGGACAAGGTGATGGGCTTCGGTCACCGCGTGTACAAGCACGGTGACTCCCGGGTGCCGACCATGAAAGCGGCGCTGGAACGCGTCGCGGCGGCCCGCGGCGGCCAGCGCTGGTTGGACATCTACCAGATCCTGGAAGCCGAGATGTTCGCCGCGACCGGGATCAAGCCCAACCTGGACTTCCCGACCGGGCCGGCCTACTACCTGATGGGCTTTGACATCCCGATGTTCACCCCGCTGTTCGTGATGAGCCGGATCACCGGGTGGACCGCTCACATCATCGAGCAGACTGCGTCCAACGCGCTGATCCGCCCGCTGAGTGCCTACTCGGGAAGTCCGCAGCGCGCCCTCAAGGCGGTCTGA
- a CDS encoding sterol desaturase family protein gives MFDLIAHAIPVFVLCLLLEVVSFAVRPDDDERGYELRDTGTSLTMGIGNVIINIGWKLVVLAVFSGVYLLAPVHLPAANPLTWIALFVADDFAYYWYHRTHHTIRVFWASHVVHHSSQHYNLSTALRQTWTPFTAVPFWILLAFAGFAPWMILLQQSVSLLYQFFIHTERVGKLWRPIEFVFNTPSHHRVHHGANPQYLDKNYGGILIVWDRLFGTFEPEDERAVYGLTKNIDTFNPVRVATHEYVAIWRDIRAARSWRAVWGHLFRGPGWAPAG, from the coding sequence ATGTTTGACCTGATCGCGCACGCCATCCCGGTCTTCGTACTCTGCCTGCTGCTGGAAGTCGTGTCGTTCGCCGTGCGGCCCGACGACGACGAGCGCGGCTACGAACTGCGCGATACCGGCACCAGTCTGACGATGGGCATCGGCAACGTGATCATCAACATCGGCTGGAAGCTGGTGGTACTGGCGGTCTTCAGCGGGGTCTATCTGCTGGCGCCGGTTCACCTTCCGGCCGCCAACCCGCTGACCTGGATCGCGCTGTTTGTCGCCGACGACTTCGCCTACTACTGGTATCACCGCACCCACCACACCATCCGGGTGTTCTGGGCCAGCCACGTGGTGCACCACTCCAGCCAGCACTACAACCTGTCCACCGCCCTGCGTCAGACCTGGACGCCGTTCACCGCGGTCCCGTTCTGGATCCTGTTGGCGTTCGCCGGTTTCGCCCCGTGGATGATCCTGCTGCAGCAGTCGGTCAGCCTGCTCTACCAGTTCTTCATCCACACTGAGCGGGTCGGCAAGCTCTGGCGGCCAATCGAGTTCGTCTTCAACACCCCGTCACACCATCGGGTGCACCACGGGGCGAACCCGCAATACCTCGACAAGAACTACGGCGGAATCCTCATCGTGTGGGACCGGCTGTTCGGCACGTTTGAGCCCGAGGACGAGCGCGCGGTCTACGGGTTGACCAAGAACATCGACACGTTCAATCCGGTGCGGGTGGCCACCCACGAGTACGTCGCTATCTGGCGCGACATCCGCGCGGCGCGTAGTTGGCGTGCGGTGTGGGGCCACCTGTTTCGCGGCCCGGGATGGGCACCGGCCGGCTAG
- a CDS encoding DUF3556 domain-containing protein → MGFLKPELPVVDFAEWSKGTRSEKIRPMARHWAEVGFGTPVVLHLFYVLKIGLYILGAWLFALSTAGIDGFGQVRQWWSEPIVFEKVVLYTMLFEVIGLGCGFGPLNNRFFPPMGSILYWLRPGTIRLPPWPRRIPLTAGTGRTPVDAALYAALLGMLLVALVSDGTGPIAALHTEVGVLPHWQILTILGILAVVGLRDKVIFLAARGEVYAPLAAAFLFTGVDMIVAAKAIFMVIWMGAATSKLNRHFPFVISTMMSNNPLIRPKALKRAFFKNFPEDLRPGGPSKALAHVSTAIEMLVPLPLFFCHGGLPTAIAAFVMVCFHLGILAAIPMGVPLEWNVFMIFGVLSLFVAHADLGLSDLNNPLAVALLFAVSAGTVVVGNLFPHKVSFLPGMRYYAGNWDTTLWCLKPSAEEKIARGIVAIASMPAAQLERFYGSAEAAQIPIYMGYAFRGFNTHGRALFSLAHRAMADGDESDYSLTDGERICSTAVGWNFGDGHMTNEQLIEALQQRCGFEPGEVRVVILDAQPIHRQTQAYRLVDAATGEFERGHVKVVDMVERQPWQDDLPIYVDRAAAV, encoded by the coding sequence ATGGGATTTCTCAAACCTGAACTGCCCGTTGTCGACTTCGCCGAATGGAGCAAGGGCACGCGCAGCGAGAAGATCCGGCCGATGGCCCGGCACTGGGCCGAGGTGGGTTTCGGCACGCCGGTGGTGCTGCACCTGTTCTACGTGCTCAAGATCGGCCTCTACATCCTGGGCGCCTGGCTGTTCGCGTTGAGCACCGCCGGTATCGATGGCTTCGGGCAAGTGCGGCAGTGGTGGAGCGAGCCGATCGTCTTCGAGAAGGTCGTGCTCTACACGATGTTGTTTGAGGTGATCGGCCTGGGCTGCGGCTTCGGTCCACTCAACAACCGCTTCTTCCCGCCGATGGGGTCGATCCTGTACTGGCTGCGGCCGGGCACCATCCGGCTGCCACCCTGGCCGCGGCGCATTCCGCTGACCGCTGGAACCGGCCGCACGCCGGTGGACGCCGCCTTGTACGCGGCACTGCTGGGGATGCTGCTGGTCGCGCTGGTCTCCGACGGGACCGGGCCCATCGCCGCGCTACACACCGAAGTCGGGGTGCTGCCGCACTGGCAGATCCTGACGATTCTGGGGATCCTGGCGGTGGTCGGCCTGCGGGACAAGGTGATCTTCCTGGCCGCGCGCGGCGAGGTCTACGCCCCGCTGGCAGCGGCGTTCCTGTTCACCGGGGTCGACATGATCGTCGCGGCCAAAGCGATCTTCATGGTGATCTGGATGGGCGCGGCGACGTCAAAGCTCAACCGGCATTTCCCGTTCGTGATCTCGACCATGATGAGCAACAACCCGCTGATCCGGCCCAAGGCGCTCAAACGCGCATTCTTCAAGAACTTCCCCGAAGATCTACGCCCCGGCGGCCCGTCGAAGGCGCTGGCGCACGTGAGCACGGCGATCGAGATGCTGGTGCCGCTACCGCTGTTCTTCTGCCACGGGGGCCTGCCCACCGCGATCGCCGCTTTCGTGATGGTCTGTTTCCACCTGGGCATCCTGGCGGCGATCCCGATGGGGGTGCCGCTGGAGTGGAACGTATTCATGATCTTCGGGGTGCTGTCGCTGTTCGTCGCGCACGCCGATCTCGGGCTGTCCGACCTCAACAACCCGCTGGCGGTCGCGCTGTTGTTCGCGGTCAGCGCGGGCACGGTGGTGGTGGGGAACCTGTTCCCGCACAAGGTTTCGTTCCTGCCCGGGATGCGGTACTACGCCGGGAACTGGGACACCACGCTGTGGTGCCTGAAGCCGTCAGCCGAAGAGAAGATCGCGCGCGGCATCGTCGCGATCGCCAGCATGCCCGCCGCGCAGCTGGAACGCTTCTACGGCAGTGCGGAAGCCGCGCAGATCCCGATCTACATGGGCTATGCGTTCCGCGGCTTCAACACCCACGGCCGGGCGCTGTTCAGCCTGGCGCACCGGGCGATGGCCGACGGTGACGAGAGCGACTACTCGCTGACCGATGGGGAGCGGATCTGTTCGACGGCGGTCGGCTGGAACTTCGGTGACGGACACATGACCAATGAGCAGCTGATCGAGGCGCTGCAGCAGCGCTGCGGATTCGAGCCGGGGGAGGTGCGCGTGGTGATCCTCGACGCGCAGCCGATCCATCGGCAGACCCAGGCCTACCGGCTGGTGGACGCCGCCACCGGTGAGTTCGAACGCGGCCACGTCAAGGTGGTGGACATGGTGGAGCGCCAGCCCTGGCAGGACGACCTGCCCATATACGTCGATCGCGCCGCCGCGGTGTGA
- a CDS encoding FadR/GntR family transcriptional regulator, translating to MDLAPISRTALSDAIFVRLVEEILTGRLLAGEPLPSERELALTLQVNRHAVREALKRLQQAGLVRISHGGKTRVLDWRESAGLDALTGLAVAGAIPARQIIGDVAVMRRSIAADAARLCARNASGEQRAAITAAAAEYPTSGDLTAVSDADLAFWIAVIDGSGNIAYRLALNTLVAAYDEIGRDAIYALGAAEFADRSSHIDLAAAIAGADEDAAYRLADELLTRFVTACQAGAEGEG from the coding sequence ATGGACCTGGCGCCCATCTCCCGCACCGCACTCTCCGACGCGATCTTCGTGCGGCTTGTCGAAGAGATTCTGACCGGACGCCTGCTGGCCGGTGAGCCGCTTCCGTCGGAGCGCGAACTGGCGCTGACTCTGCAGGTCAACCGGCATGCGGTCCGCGAAGCACTCAAGCGGCTGCAACAGGCGGGACTGGTCCGTATCAGTCACGGCGGAAAGACCCGGGTGCTGGACTGGCGGGAAAGCGCCGGCCTGGATGCCCTGACCGGGTTGGCCGTCGCCGGGGCGATCCCGGCGCGCCAGATCATCGGCGACGTCGCGGTGATGCGACGCTCGATCGCCGCGGACGCCGCGCGGCTCTGCGCGCGGAACGCTTCGGGAGAACAGCGGGCCGCGATCACCGCGGCTGCCGCGGAGTATCCGACCTCCGGGGACCTCACCGCGGTCAGCGACGCCGACTTGGCGTTCTGGATCGCCGTAATTGACGGATCCGGCAATATCGCCTATCGGCTGGCTCTCAACACCTTGGTCGCGGCCTACGACGAGATCGGCCGCGACGCCATCTACGCGCTGGGTGCCGCCGAGTTTGCCGACCGCAGCTCCCACATCGATCTCGCCGCCGCGATCGCCGGAGCCGACGAGGACGCGGCGTACCGCCTCGCCGACGAGTTGCTGACCCGGTTCGTCACGGCCTGCCAGGCCGGCGCCGAGGGGGAGGGATAG
- a CDS encoding MerR family transcriptional regulator: MPTLLPIGDFSRMTYLTVKALRLYHERGLLAPVRVDPSSGYRYYSPDQVPLAQVIRRLRDLGMPLDELTEVVRAEQVTDRNRAIVAHLQRLQDRLAQTQASVESLRALLEDSGDACDVAYRSVPATLAAAVVDQVAMADIDDWWTQAFTEVDAAVAGDAAGVRAALYSAEFFEAGGGEVIAFRPVGVATARGRVRPLEIPAAELAVAVHRGEFGELDRTYAALGTHVAERELGVDGPIREYYRVSGYDTDDEAAHRTEVCWPIFRTKS, translated from the coding sequence ATGCCGACACTGTTGCCCATCGGGGACTTCTCCCGGATGACCTATCTGACCGTCAAGGCGTTGCGGCTCTATCACGAACGCGGCCTGCTGGCGCCCGTGCGAGTGGACCCGTCGTCGGGCTACCGCTACTACAGCCCGGACCAGGTGCCACTCGCCCAAGTCATCCGCCGGCTGCGCGATCTGGGCATGCCGCTGGACGAGCTGACCGAAGTGGTCCGCGCCGAGCAGGTCACCGACCGCAACCGGGCCATCGTGGCTCACCTGCAACGACTCCAGGACCGCCTGGCGCAAACGCAGGCCAGCGTGGAGTCGCTGCGGGCGCTGCTCGAAGACTCCGGCGACGCCTGCGACGTCGCCTACCGGTCGGTGCCGGCGACGCTGGCGGCCGCGGTCGTCGACCAGGTCGCGATGGCAGACATCGATGACTGGTGGACGCAGGCGTTCACCGAGGTCGACGCCGCGGTGGCCGGTGACGCTGCGGGGGTTCGCGCTGCGCTGTACTCGGCGGAGTTCTTCGAGGCCGGCGGGGGAGAGGTGATCGCGTTCCGGCCGGTGGGTGTCGCGACGGCCCGGGGCAGAGTTCGACCGCTGGAGATTCCCGCGGCGGAACTGGCGGTCGCGGTGCACCGCGGGGAGTTCGGCGAGCTGGATCGCACCTACGCCGCGCTGGGCACCCACGTTGCCGAACGCGAACTGGGTGTCGACGGACCGATCCGCGAGTACTACCGGGTGTCCGGTTACGACACCGACGACGAGGCAGCGCATCGCACCGAGGTGTGCTGGCCGATCTTCCGCACCAAATCCTGA
- a CDS encoding crotonase/enoyl-CoA hydratase family protein — MEFNTLRHEVEDGILTVYLDRPDNLNAFTVEMAEELERTFVEVNNNDAVRAVIVTGSGRAFCAGMDLSSSGNVFGLDESKSPSLADMADLDDPELARVRDTGGRVTLAIYGCRKPVIAAVNGAAVGIGATMMLAMDARLFSTKARFGLVFGKLGITPEACSTWFLPRIVGVPTALDLLYRADILDAEGARACGIAQSVHEPETLLAEARAIADAWTKGRSPVSFALIRQMLYRNSAQPDPVEAHRVDSLAMFYTSIGDGADGVRAFLEKRDPQFTSRASAMPPFYDEWVKPNS; from the coding sequence ATGGAGTTCAACACGCTGCGTCACGAGGTCGAAGACGGCATTCTCACCGTGTACCTGGACCGACCGGACAATCTCAACGCGTTCACCGTCGAAATGGCCGAGGAGCTGGAGCGCACCTTCGTCGAGGTCAACAACAACGACGCCGTCCGCGCGGTGATCGTCACCGGCTCCGGGCGCGCGTTCTGTGCGGGCATGGACCTGTCCAGCTCGGGCAACGTGTTCGGGCTCGATGAGTCCAAGTCGCCATCACTGGCCGACATGGCCGACCTCGACGACCCGGAGCTGGCCCGGGTGCGCGACACCGGCGGACGGGTGACGCTGGCGATCTACGGCTGTCGCAAGCCGGTGATCGCCGCGGTCAATGGCGCCGCGGTCGGCATCGGCGCCACCATGATGCTGGCGATGGACGCCCGGCTGTTCTCGACCAAGGCACGCTTCGGCCTGGTGTTCGGGAAGCTGGGGATCACCCCGGAGGCCTGCTCCACGTGGTTCCTGCCCCGCATCGTCGGTGTGCCAACGGCTTTGGACCTGCTCTACCGTGCTGACATCCTCGACGCCGAGGGCGCGCGCGCCTGCGGGATCGCCCAGTCCGTCCACGAACCAGAGACACTCCTGGCCGAGGCACGGGCGATCGCCGACGCCTGGACCAAGGGCCGCTCGCCGGTGTCTTTCGCGTTGATCCGCCAGATGCTCTACCGCAACTCCGCGCAGCCCGACCCGGTCGAGGCGCACCGGGTGGACTCGTTGGCGATGTTCTACACCAGCATCGGTGACGGCGCCGACGGGGTGCGCGCGTTTCTGGAGAAGCGCGACCCGCAGTTCACCTCCCGGGCCTCGGCGATGCCGCCGTTCTACGATGAGTGGGTCAAGCCCAACTCCTAG
- a CDS encoding VOC family protein, translated as MEITLHTVTFDCADADKLARFWSQLLERPLDDGATAEFASIGVSAHTAPHLAFVRVPEAKQVKNRVHVDLVAADLAAAVERALELGAARLADHADDGYRWSTLADPEGNEFDIVAA; from the coding sequence ATGGAGATCACACTGCACACGGTCACTTTCGACTGCGCCGACGCCGACAAGCTGGCGCGGTTCTGGTCGCAACTGCTGGAGCGACCGCTCGACGACGGTGCCACCGCCGAATTCGCGTCCATCGGTGTATCAGCGCACACGGCACCGCACCTGGCGTTCGTGCGGGTGCCAGAAGCCAAGCAGGTCAAGAACCGGGTGCACGTCGACCTCGTCGCGGCCGATCTGGCCGCCGCGGTCGAGCGGGCCCTGGAACTCGGCGCCGCCCGATTGGCCGACCACGCCGACGACGGCTACCGGTGGAGCACTCTGGCGGACCCCGAGGGCAACGAGTTCGACATCGTGGCGGCCTGA
- the prpB gene encoding methylisocitrate lyase, giving the protein MSGLLGAAAVPSDKRADFRAGLQSGRLQRFPGAFSPLVAKLVAEIGFEGVYVSGAVLSADLGLPDIGLTTLTEVAGRGAQIAAATELPTFIDADTGFGEPMSAARTITVLEDSGLAGCHLEDQVNPKRCGHLDGKAVVPTSEMVKRLRAAVAARRDPNFIICARTDAAGIEGLSAAIDRAKAYADAGADLIFTEALRGPADFEQFRAAVDVPLLANMTEFGKSELLTAAQLSDLGYNAVIYPVTTLRLAMFAVEVGLREIDTAGTQSGLLDQMQHRSRLYELLRYAEYNQFDSEIFNFTIQGGQR; this is encoded by the coding sequence GTGAGTGGGCTGCTCGGGGCCGCCGCGGTCCCGTCAGACAAGCGGGCGGACTTCCGGGCCGGACTGCAATCCGGTCGGCTGCAACGGTTCCCGGGGGCGTTCTCGCCCCTGGTCGCCAAGCTGGTGGCCGAGATCGGCTTCGAGGGTGTCTACGTCTCCGGTGCGGTGCTCTCGGCCGATCTGGGGCTGCCGGACATCGGGCTGACCACGCTGACCGAGGTGGCCGGGCGCGGCGCGCAGATCGCGGCCGCCACCGAGCTACCGACGTTTATCGACGCCGACACCGGCTTCGGCGAGCCGATGAGCGCCGCCCGCACCATCACGGTGCTCGAAGACTCCGGGTTGGCCGGCTGCCACCTCGAGGACCAGGTCAACCCCAAGCGGTGCGGGCACCTCGACGGCAAGGCCGTGGTGCCGACAAGTGAGATGGTCAAGCGACTGCGGGCCGCGGTCGCGGCACGTCGGGACCCGAACTTCATCATCTGCGCCCGCACCGATGCCGCCGGCATCGAAGGGCTTTCGGCCGCCATCGACCGGGCGAAGGCCTATGCCGACGCCGGAGCGGACCTGATCTTCACCGAAGCCCTACGCGGGCCGGCCGATTTCGAACAGTTCCGCGCCGCAGTCGATGTCCCGCTGTTGGCCAACATGACCGAGTTCGGCAAATCCGAGCTGCTCACCGCTGCTCAACTCTCCGACCTCGGCTACAACGCCGTGATCTATCCCGTCACCACACTGCGGCTGGCGATGTTCGCCGTCGAAGTCGGGCTGCGGGAGATCGACACGGCTGGAACACAATCCGGGCTACTGGATCAGATGCAGCACCGCAGTCGGCTCTACGAGCTGCTGCGTTACGCCGAGTACAACCAGTTCGACTCTGAGATCTTCAACTTCACCATCCAGGGAGGCCAACGGTGA